The DNA sequence TACGCTGCTCCGTCTGCCTTGCTGCTCCTGGCCGCCCAACCGGCTACGGGGCCCGGCGAGGCCGTGCGCTACCTGCCGCAGGCCAGCTTCGGGCGCGGCGAGGTCATCAACTACAAAGTGCACTACGGCCTCATCAACGCCGCCGAGGCCACCGTGGAAACCAGCGGGGCCCTGGAGCGCGTGGCCAACCGCCCCTGCTACAAGGCCACCGTGAGCGGGCGCACCATCGGCTCGTTCGACTTCTTCCTGCGCATCCGCGACCAGTGGCGCGCCTACATCGATACGGCCAGCATCCTGCCGCTGCGGGCCCAGCGCGACATTACGGAGAAGGGCTACCACAAAAAGGAAACGGTGGACTTTGACCAGATCCGCGACGTGGCCGACGTGCAGGACCACAACAAAGAGAACCCCACCCGCACATCAGTGAAGGTGGCCAACAACTGCCTGGAGCTGGTAAGCGGCTTTTATTACCTGCGTACCATCAACTTCGACCACATGCACCCAGGCGAAATAGTGCGGATGCCGGCCTACTTCGACGGCAGTAACTTCCTGCTCGAAGTGGTGTACAAAGGCCGCGAAACTGTGGAAACCAAGGCCGGCACAGTGCGCACGTTCAAGCTGGTGCCCAAAATGCCGGCCAATAAGATTTTCAAGGGCGAAAACGCCATTTCGGTATATCTCTCCGATGACCGCAACAAGATTCCGGTGCTCTTCCAAGCCGAGCTATTCGTGGGCGCCGTGAAGGTGGACATGTACCAGTACCGCGGCCTGAAATGGCAGGTGAACATGGTGCAATAGCCGGCGGCGGGGCCCCGGGCTGCCGACTTTTTCGCCGGCCGCCCAATCGCTGCATTATTAGGCCTGCTTTTAGAGCCCCCATAGTAACAGTCGCTCCTAGGGGGCCTAACGATTGCCGGGCAGCCGGCGAAAAAGTCGGTAGCCCGGCCAGAGGCCCGCGTCACACAAACGTAACACTGCCTTGACGCAACGCGGCGGTAATTTTGTGGCAACATTCCACCTAAGCCCCCGCGCCATGAGCACTGCGAAACCGCCCGTTTACAAAGTTCTGGTGGTCGACGACGACCCGGACATCGTGGAATTGCTGGAATTCAACCTGAAAAAGGAGGGCTACCTCACCGCCTCAGCTGGCGACGGCCGCCAGGCCCTGGAAGTGGCCGCCACCTTTGGCCCCGACATCATCCTACTCGACGTGATGATGCCCCACCTCGACGGCATCGCCGCCTGCCGCCTGCTGCGCGAGCAGCCCAAGTTCAAGGACACATACATCCTGTTCCTGACGGCCCGCGCCGAAGAGTTTTCCGAAGTGGCGGCCTTCGACGCCGGGGCCGACGATTTCATCGCCAAGCCCATCAAACCCCGGGCCCTGCTCAGCCGCCTGGCCGCCCTCAAGCGCCGCGACCAAGACCCGCACGCCGCCGTAGAAGCCATCGAAATCAACGGCTTGCGCATCGACCGCACCGGGTTTGCCGTGTACCAGGATGGCCGCAAAATTACGCTCCCCAAGAAGGAATTCGAGCTACTGGCCTTCCTGGCCGCCGCACCCCACAAGGTGTTCAACCGCGAAGAGCTGCTCCAAAACATCTGGGGCAACGACGTTTTCGTGCTGGCCCGCACCGTGGATGTACACGTGCGCAAGGTGCGCGAAAAGGTGGGCGACCACCACATCCAAACCATCAAAGGCGTGGGCTACCGGTTCAACGCCGACTAGTTTTTTTTAATGGGGGAGTGTGTTAGATGTGAAAATGTGCTGGATGCGTTGACGCAGTGTCCTTGGTATTCATTCCTTTTTGCACGGTATCTTTTGAAGCCGACGCTGGCAGCGTCGGCTTTATTTTTGAAAATTGTTACCGGGCAATTTGTACAACTGCATTCTCCACGTTTGCCACATCCTCCATATTTCCTACACTACGATAGATGAACTTTTCCTCCCGCACCGTCGCCATCCTCATTGCGCTACTGGTAGCGGGCGTGCTCACGGCGTGCGCGCTGGTGGTGCCGGGCCTGCCGCAGCGCGAGGCGTTTCTGGCGGGCGGCATCACGGTGGCCGCGTGCTTTTTGCTAGTGTACCTGACGTTTGAGGCCCTGATTTTTCGGGAAATCAACGGCATTTACGCCGGCCTGGAGCACATCAAGCGCAAGGAGTTCAAAAAGCTGAGCAACAAGTTCTTGTTTCGGCCCGAGCCGGTGAAACGGGTGCGCGATGAGATTTTGCAGATGGCCGAGCGCCGGCAGCAGGAGATTGACGAGCTGAAGCGCCTCCAGGCCCTGCGCCGCGAGTTCTTGGCCGACGTGTCGCACGAGCTGAAAACGCCGCTTTTCGCCGCCCAGGGCTTCGTGCACACCGTGCTCGACGCCGAGGGCCCCGGCGACATCGACCCCGCCACCCGGCACAAGTTCCTCACCAAAGCTGCCACCAGCCTCGACACGCTTGACGCGCTGATTCAGGATTTAGTCACAATTTCGCAGCTCGAGCAGGGCGTGGTGCGCCTGCGCCGCCAGCGCTTCGACCTGGTGGCCCTGGTACGCGAAATATT is a window from the Hymenobacter nivis genome containing:
- a CDS encoding DUF3108 domain-containing protein yields the protein MRRWIYAAPSALLLLAAQPATGPGEAVRYLPQASFGRGEVINYKVHYGLINAAEATVETSGALERVANRPCYKATVSGRTIGSFDFFLRIRDQWRAYIDTASILPLRAQRDITEKGYHKKETVDFDQIRDVADVQDHNKENPTRTSVKVANNCLELVSGFYYLRTINFDHMHPGEIVRMPAYFDGSNFLLEVVYKGRETVETKAGTVRTFKLVPKMPANKIFKGENAISVYLSDDRNKIPVLFQAELFVGAVKVDMYQYRGLKWQVNMVQ
- a CDS encoding response regulator transcription factor, producing the protein MSTAKPPVYKVLVVDDDPDIVELLEFNLKKEGYLTASAGDGRQALEVAATFGPDIILLDVMMPHLDGIAACRLLREQPKFKDTYILFLTARAEEFSEVAAFDAGADDFIAKPIKPRALLSRLAALKRRDQDPHAAVEAIEINGLRIDRTGFAVYQDGRKITLPKKEFELLAFLAAAPHKVFNREELLQNIWGNDVFVLARTVDVHVRKVREKVGDHHIQTIKGVGYRFNAD
- a CDS encoding sensor histidine kinase, which translates into the protein MNFSSRTVAILIALLVAGVLTACALVVPGLPQREAFLAGGITVAACFLLVYLTFEALIFREINGIYAGLEHIKRKEFKKLSNKFLFRPEPVKRVRDEILQMAERRQQEIDELKRLQALRREFLADVSHELKTPLFAAQGFVHTVLDAEGPGDIDPATRHKFLTKAATSLDTLDALIQDLVTISQLEQGVVRLRRQRFDLVALVREIFELVEEKARRRGTTLELLPPKYATVDLTIVADRNRIRQVLINLIDNAVKYGRDQGQVRVSLLESHRGVRIVVRDDGPGIAPEHQARIFERFYRIDKSRSRESGGSGLGLAISKHIVEAHKSGIRVKSAVGEGTTMEFKLPKPKVAPGAP